The Catenuloplanes niger genome includes a window with the following:
- a CDS encoding ComEA family DNA-binding protein, with product MGSPRSRHVLGVTSCDHRPGRDGSSKSPPSGGPPQADFFSTGSTFITIKGRLRPYGARVDDDEQAARHGDPFGPGGRLGRWDPGARGVRVIAVVVLVVALGAAVIAWRARPRAEVITAPTFAVSAAGTGGPASPAAEVVVAVAGKVRSPGMVRLPAGARVADALAAAGGALPGVDTALLNPARKVTDGELIVVGVSPPPAAPGAPPAPGAPGGVVNLNTATLADLDGLPGVGPVLAQRILDHRDRIGGFRAVSDLREVEGIGDSRYEQLKDLVTL from the coding sequence CTGGGTTCACCTCGGTCTCGTCATGTCCTCGGCGTCACGTCTTGTGATCACCGGCCGGGCCGGGATGGTAGCAGCAAGAGTCCACCGTCCGGGGGCCCTCCACAGGCGGACTTCTTCTCCACGGGATCGACGTTCATCACAATCAAGGGCCGGCTCCGGCCGTACGGTGCCCGCGTGGACGACGACGAACAGGCAGCGCGGCACGGTGATCCGTTCGGGCCGGGCGGACGCCTCGGCCGGTGGGACCCGGGCGCCCGCGGCGTGCGGGTCATCGCGGTCGTGGTGCTGGTCGTGGCGCTGGGCGCGGCCGTGATCGCCTGGCGTGCGCGCCCGCGGGCGGAGGTGATCACCGCACCCACGTTCGCGGTCTCCGCGGCCGGGACCGGGGGTCCGGCGTCCCCGGCGGCCGAGGTCGTGGTGGCGGTCGCGGGCAAGGTGCGGTCACCGGGCATGGTGCGGCTGCCGGCCGGCGCACGGGTGGCGGACGCGCTCGCGGCCGCCGGTGGCGCGTTGCCCGGCGTCGATACCGCGCTGCTCAACCCGGCCCGCAAGGTGACGGACGGTGAGCTGATCGTGGTCGGCGTGAGCCCACCGCCGGCCGCACCGGGCGCACCGCCGGCCCCGGGCGCACCCGGCGGCGTGGTCAACCTGAACACGGCGACACTGGCGGACCTGGACGGCCTGCCGGGCGTGGGCCCGGTGCTGGCACAGCGGATCCTCGACCACCGGGACCGGATCGGCGGGTTCCGCGCGGTGAGCGACCTGCGCGAGGTCGAGGGCATCGGAGACAGCCGCTACGAGCAGCTGAAGGATCTGGTCACGCTATGA
- a CDS encoding DegV family protein, with amino-acid sequence MSVAVVTDSTAYLPDTGGLTVVPLHVVVGDRELPEVPGLSSAELSRMLRDRRVPVTTSRPAPERFAEAYRRLLDGGATGVVSVHLSARLSGTVEAAQLAAAPFGDAVRVIDSRSAGMATGFAALAAAACTDLDEAAKAAQTAVERTTSLFYVDTLDFLRRGGRIGAASALVGTALSVKPILRVTDGAIVVRDKVRTAGRALARLADLTVEAAGDGDVDLAVHHLAAPDRAAELLARVAERLGPKLRERHLTEIGAVVGAHLGPGAICAVIHRR; translated from the coding sequence ATGTCAGTCGCGGTCGTCACGGACTCCACGGCGTACCTGCCGGACACGGGCGGGCTCACGGTCGTCCCGCTGCACGTCGTGGTCGGCGACCGTGAGCTGCCCGAGGTGCCGGGGCTGAGTTCCGCCGAGCTGTCCCGCATGCTGCGGGACCGGCGGGTGCCGGTCACCACGTCGAGGCCGGCGCCGGAGCGCTTCGCCGAGGCGTACCGGCGGCTGCTCGACGGCGGCGCCACCGGCGTCGTCTCCGTGCACCTCTCCGCCCGGCTCTCCGGCACGGTCGAGGCCGCCCAGCTGGCCGCGGCGCCGTTCGGCGACGCGGTCCGCGTGATCGACTCCCGGTCCGCCGGGATGGCCACCGGGTTTGCCGCGCTCGCGGCCGCCGCCTGCACCGACCTGGACGAGGCGGCCAAGGCCGCGCAGACCGCGGTCGAGCGCACCACATCGCTGTTCTACGTGGACACGCTGGACTTCCTGCGGCGGGGCGGCCGGATCGGCGCCGCGTCCGCGCTGGTCGGGACCGCGCTGTCGGTCAAGCCGATCCTGCGCGTCACGGACGGCGCGATCGTCGTGCGGGACAAGGTGCGCACGGCCGGCCGCGCGCTCGCCCGGCTCGCGGACCTGACCGTGGAGGCGGCCGGCGACGGCGACGTGGACCTCGCGGTGCACCATCTGGCCGCGCCGGACCGCGCCGCCGAGCTGCTCGCCCGCGTCGCCGAGCGGCTCGGGCCGAAGCTGCGGGAACGGCACCTCACGGAGATCGGCGCGGTGGTCGGCGCACACCTGGGGCCGGGCGCGATCTGCGCGGTGATTCACCGGCGGTGA
- a CDS encoding histidine phosphatase family protein: MTRLIIWRHGNTDWNAEGRVQGQTDVPLNDLGRSQAATAAPLLAGLEPAAIYSSDLRRARHTADALAALTGLPVAEDARLRERHYGLFQGLTNPEIAERFPAEFARWNGGNPDVGAEVERNDEVGKRVGEALREIADRHPGKVVVVATHGGAARQGFGDVLAWPADVMAAIRPLQNCHWTELADTPHRGWQLRAHNVGPWPEKAIPAPV, encoded by the coding sequence GTGACCCGGCTGATCATCTGGCGGCACGGCAACACCGACTGGAACGCGGAGGGTCGCGTCCAGGGCCAGACCGACGTGCCGCTGAACGATCTCGGCCGGTCCCAGGCGGCCACGGCCGCGCCGCTGCTGGCGGGCCTGGAGCCGGCCGCGATCTACTCCAGTGACCTGCGGCGTGCCCGGCACACCGCGGACGCACTGGCCGCGCTGACCGGGCTGCCGGTGGCGGAGGACGCGCGCCTTCGTGAGCGGCACTACGGCCTGTTCCAGGGCCTGACCAACCCGGAGATCGCGGAGCGGTTCCCGGCGGAGTTCGCGCGCTGGAACGGCGGGAACCCGGACGTCGGGGCCGAGGTGGAACGCAACGACGAGGTCGGCAAGCGGGTCGGCGAGGCGCTGCGCGAGATCGCCGACCGGCATCCCGGCAAGGTCGTCGTGGTCGCCACCCACGGCGGTGCCGCCCGGCAGGGCTTCGGCGACGTGCTGGCCTGGCCGGCGGACGTGATGGCGGCCATCCGGCCGCTGCAGAACTGTCACTGGACCGAACTGGCCGACACCCCGCACCGGGGCTGGCAGCTGCGTGCGCACAACGTGGGCCCGTGGCCGGAGAAGGCGATCCCGGCTCCGGTCTGA
- the rsfS gene encoding ribosome silencing factor, with protein sequence MTVPERALELALAAAQAAADKKAEDVVVIDVGDQLPITDAFVIASAPNERQVLAIVDAIEEELLKLPEKAKPIRKEGERSGRWVLLDYNDIIVHVQHSEEREFYALDRLWKDCPIVPFVDRDLVEAEAGAGSAA encoded by the coding sequence GTGACGGTACCCGAGCGAGCCCTCGAGCTGGCCCTTGCTGCCGCTCAAGCCGCCGCAGACAAGAAGGCCGAGGACGTCGTCGTGATCGACGTCGGCGACCAGCTCCCCATCACGGATGCCTTCGTGATCGCCTCCGCGCCCAACGAGCGCCAGGTGCTCGCGATCGTGGACGCCATCGAGGAGGAGCTGCTCAAGCTCCCGGAGAAGGCGAAGCCGATCCGTAAGGAGGGTGAGCGATCCGGTCGTTGGGTCCTGCTGGACTACAACGACATCATCGTGCACGTCCAGCACTCCGAGGAGCGCGAGTTCTACGCGCTCGACCGGCTGTGGAAGGACTGCCCGATCGTGCCGTTCGTCGACCGTGACCTGGTCGAGGCCGAGGCCGGCGCGGGTTCGGCGGCGTGA
- the nadD gene encoding nicotinate-nucleotide adenylyltransferase, with product MGERGQRIGIMGGTFDPIHNGHLVAASEVADRFGLDEVVFVPTGQPWQKGRQAVTPAEDRYLMTVIATASNPRFTVSRVDIDRPGPTYTVDTLRDLRGLYGPGAELFFITGADAVEKMLSWKDAERMFELARFVGVTRPGFELSSAHLPEDAVSLVEIPAMAISSTACRARVVAGKPVWYLVPDGVVQYIAKRGLYAG from the coding sequence GTGGGTGAGCGTGGGCAGCGGATCGGCATCATGGGCGGCACGTTCGATCCGATTCACAACGGTCACCTGGTCGCGGCCAGTGAGGTCGCGGACCGGTTCGGGCTGGACGAGGTGGTCTTCGTCCCGACCGGGCAGCCCTGGCAGAAGGGGCGGCAGGCGGTCACGCCGGCCGAGGACCGGTACCTGATGACCGTGATCGCGACCGCGTCCAACCCGCGCTTCACGGTGAGCCGCGTCGACATCGACCGGCCGGGGCCGACCTACACCGTCGACACGCTGCGTGACCTGCGCGGGCTCTACGGGCCGGGCGCGGAGCTCTTCTTCATCACCGGCGCGGACGCGGTCGAGAAGATGCTCTCCTGGAAGGACGCGGAGCGCATGTTCGAACTGGCCCGGTTCGTCGGCGTCACCCGTCCGGGTTTCGAGCTGTCCAGCGCGCACCTGCCGGAGGACGCGGTCAGCCTGGTCGAGATCCCGGCGATGGCGATCTCCTCGACCGCCTGCCGCGCCCGCGTGGTGGCCGGGAAGCCGGTCTGGTACCTGGTGCCGGACGGTGTGGTGCAGTACATCGCCAAACGAGGGCTGTACGCTGGGTAG
- the pepN gene encoding aminopeptidase N has protein sequence MRSLTRAEAVERAALLTVDGYEIHLDLTGGPELFRSSTTIRFRASAPGPTFAEVKPHRLISARLNGTDLDVSTLDGNRLPLSALLTGDAENVLVVDAEMAYTNTGDGLHRFVDPADGEVYLYGASFLDESEKVFASFDQPDLKAPFTLSVRAPEGWLVAANGAEAAREDGLWSFARTQPLATYFFTLIAGPYHLVSGEHDGIPLGLYCRRSLAGDLDKDAAAILDVTARCLDRFHELFEVRYPFGKYDQAFVPEFNAGAMENPGLVTFRDDYVFRSAVTDSEHELRATVIAHEMAHMWFGDLVTMRWWDDLWLNESFAEHMGYRVIAEVTDRKTWTTFGMRRKAWGYAADQRPSTHPVAPAELEDSALALLNFDGISYAKGASVLRQLVAFLGDEAFLTGLRDYFRAHAFGNATLADLLDALSRSSGRDLTGWADLWLRTAQVNTLTPEITPGPDGTWAEVAVRQTAPESHPTLRPHRIRIGLYDRAGAEVVCRDRFEVDLTPEADGGRTVLDRLAGQRTADLLLLNDGDLTYAKVRLDDASVAAVPLVLPGIEDSLTRAVIWGSMIDAVQDADRPVADLVSLVLAALPVEREVIIVEDVLLLTGRLVDRYLDGAAREDALLLIATAADRLLAAAPAGQSLQLAAARSLIATTRDTARLRGWLAGEGVPEGLAVDADLRWRLLAALVVLGEAGPAEIEAESARDRSAAGELWAGTCRAALPDPEAKERAWQRLYTDETLSNRSLVAYAQGFWQPEQSELTAPFVARYFAEIPAAARARSGWSAERLAALTFPVYAVSAETRAAAAHLLARDDLHPAVRRAVTDADDDMRRALRARGR, from the coding sequence ATGCGCAGCCTGACTCGTGCGGAGGCCGTGGAACGCGCCGCACTGCTGACCGTCGACGGCTATGAGATCCACCTCGACCTCACGGGTGGTCCGGAGCTGTTCCGATCGAGCACCACGATCCGTTTCCGCGCGTCCGCGCCCGGACCGACGTTCGCGGAGGTCAAGCCGCACCGGCTGATCTCCGCCCGGCTCAACGGCACCGACCTGGACGTGTCCACGCTGGACGGCAACCGGCTGCCGCTGAGCGCGCTGCTCACCGGCGACGCGGAGAACGTGCTGGTGGTCGACGCGGAGATGGCGTACACCAACACCGGTGACGGACTGCACCGGTTCGTGGACCCGGCGGACGGCGAGGTGTACCTCTACGGCGCGTCCTTCCTGGACGAGTCGGAGAAGGTCTTCGCCTCGTTCGACCAGCCCGACCTGAAGGCGCCGTTCACGCTGAGCGTGCGCGCGCCCGAGGGGTGGCTCGTCGCGGCGAACGGTGCGGAGGCCGCTCGCGAGGACGGGCTCTGGTCGTTCGCCCGCACGCAGCCGCTGGCCACCTACTTCTTCACGCTGATCGCCGGGCCGTACCACCTGGTCAGCGGCGAGCACGACGGCATCCCGCTGGGGCTCTACTGCCGTCGCTCGCTCGCCGGCGACCTGGACAAGGACGCGGCCGCGATCCTGGACGTCACCGCGCGCTGCCTGGACCGGTTCCACGAGCTGTTCGAGGTGCGGTACCCGTTCGGCAAGTACGACCAGGCGTTCGTGCCGGAGTTCAACGCCGGTGCGATGGAGAACCCGGGCCTGGTCACGTTCCGCGACGACTACGTGTTCCGGTCCGCGGTGACCGACAGCGAGCACGAGCTGCGGGCCACCGTGATCGCGCACGAGATGGCGCACATGTGGTTCGGTGACCTGGTCACCATGCGCTGGTGGGACGACCTCTGGCTGAACGAGTCGTTCGCCGAGCACATGGGCTACCGGGTGATCGCGGAGGTGACCGACCGGAAGACCTGGACCACGTTCGGCATGCGGCGCAAGGCCTGGGGTTACGCGGCCGACCAGCGCCCGTCCACGCACCCGGTCGCGCCGGCCGAGCTGGAGGACTCCGCGCTCGCGCTGCTCAACTTCGACGGCATCTCGTACGCGAAGGGCGCGTCCGTGCTGCGCCAGCTGGTCGCGTTCCTCGGCGACGAGGCGTTCCTGACCGGCCTGCGGGACTACTTCCGGGCGCACGCGTTCGGCAACGCCACGCTCGCCGACCTGCTGGACGCGCTGAGCCGGTCGAGCGGCCGGGACCTGACCGGCTGGGCCGACCTGTGGCTGCGCACGGCCCAGGTCAACACGCTCACCCCGGAGATCACGCCCGGGCCGGACGGTACGTGGGCCGAGGTCGCGGTCCGGCAGACCGCGCCGGAGAGCCACCCGACGCTGCGGCCGCACCGGATCCGGATCGGGCTCTACGACCGGGCCGGCGCCGAGGTGGTCTGCCGGGACCGGTTCGAGGTCGACCTGACGCCGGAGGCGGACGGCGGGCGGACCGTGCTGGACCGGCTCGCCGGCCAGCGCACGGCCGACCTGCTGCTGCTCAACGACGGTGACCTCACCTACGCGAAGGTGCGGCTGGACGACGCGTCCGTGGCCGCGGTGCCGCTGGTGCTGCCCGGCATCGAGGACTCGCTGACCCGCGCGGTGATCTGGGGCTCGATGATCGACGCCGTGCAGGACGCGGACCGCCCGGTCGCGGACCTGGTCTCGCTGGTGCTCGCGGCGCTGCCGGTCGAGCGCGAGGTGATCATCGTGGAGGACGTGCTGCTGCTCACCGGCCGGCTGGTCGACCGGTACCTGGACGGCGCGGCCCGGGAGGACGCGCTGCTGCTGATCGCGACCGCGGCCGACCGGCTGCTGGCCGCCGCGCCGGCCGGTCAGTCGCTGCAGCTGGCCGCGGCCCGCTCGTTGATCGCCACCACGCGGGACACGGCGCGGCTGCGCGGCTGGCTGGCCGGCGAGGGCGTGCCGGAGGGGCTGGCGGTCGACGCGGACCTGCGCTGGCGGCTGCTGGCCGCTCTGGTGGTGCTCGGCGAGGCTGGGCCCGCCGAGATCGAGGCGGAGTCCGCGCGGGACCGCAGCGCGGCCGGCGAGCTGTGGGCCGGCACGTGCCGGGCCGCGCTGCCCGACCCGGAGGCGAAGGAGCGGGCCTGGCAGCGGCTCTACACGGACGAGACGCTGTCCAACCGCTCGCTGGTCGCGTACGCGCAGGGTTTCTGGCAGCCGGAGCAGAGCGAGCTGACCGCGCCGTTCGTCGCGCGGTACTTCGCGGAGATCCCGGCGGCGGCGCGGGCCCGGTCCGGATGGTCGGCGGAGCGACTGGCCGCGCTGACCTTCCCGGTGTACGCGGTGTCGGCGGAGACCCGGGCGGCCGCGGCGCACCTGCTCGCGCGCGACGACCTGCATCCGGCGGTACGCCGCGCGGTCACCGACGCGGACGACGACATGCGCCGGGCGCTCCGGGCCCGAGGCCGGTAG
- a CDS encoding DUF397 domain-containing protein encodes MTTPHPKGDFDLSRAVWQSAGPGEGGDGSSVEVAFVDDLIGMRNGADPDGPVLVFTQAEWDAFVEGAKDGEFDLE; translated from the coding sequence ATGACCACGCCGCATCCCAAGGGCGACTTCGACCTCTCCCGCGCGGTGTGGCAGTCGGCCGGGCCCGGCGAGGGCGGCGACGGTAGCTCCGTCGAGGTCGCCTTCGTCGACGACCTGATCGGCATGCGCAACGGCGCCGACCCGGACGGGCCCGTCCTGGTGTTCACCCAGGCCGAGTGGGACGCCTTCGTCGAGGGTGCCAAGGACGGCGAGTTCGACCTGGAGTGA